In the Archocentrus centrarchus isolate MPI-CPG fArcCen1 chromosome 19, fArcCen1, whole genome shotgun sequence genome, GTCACATCTCTGCTGAGACCCACAGGCCGCAAGTTAGTGCTGAGCCTTATGGACTCATCTTTGTTCATTCAAATCACACTGCGCACAGAAGGCATGGATTAGCAAAAACCAGCAGGGCTGGTTTAGATGGCAGACAAATGAGGACAGAGCACCTCAGGAGAGATGGCTTGCACTTGTGTGTTGTTTGTGGAAAAACATTTAGCAGGGTGGGAAATTTGAGAATCCACCAGCGTTGCCACACCGGAGAGAAGCCGTACGGCTGCGTACAGTGTGGGAGGCGCTTTAGTCAGGCAGGAGATTTGAAAAAACACAAGAGGGTCCACACGGGGGAGAAGCCGTATTACTGCAGCCAGTGTGGAAAGAGCTTCAGTCGAGGGGAGAACCTCAAAAGACACCAGAGGATCCACATCGGGGAGACTCTGCAGTTGCAGCAAGCGTGCCGGGAGCAGCGGTAGTGATGACGGTACTGAGTAAAGTGCACATCAGTAAAATCAGcacagttactttttttttcttttttttttagagaataTTTAAGTATTGTTTTTTGATCTGTGCTCCTAGTTTAAGAAACAGATGCAGTGTATTTAAACTGCCAAAGCTACTAACTTACTGGAGCTGTTGGAAGGCTCTACTTGCTTTTCTGTTTGTCACTCTAAGCCAGTGGttttcaaatccaggcctcatggcccggtgtcctgcaggttttagatgtgtccctgatccaacacacctgaatcaaatggctgaattacaaGGCTGCTGTACTTCACCCTCTTCACCATAGTGGGTGAAGTCTTACAGGAAGAGATGCTCTGATCTCTATCTGGATTCATATCTGCGCAATGTTATTTTTGGTGACACAATTTCACCAAGTTttgaaactgaaataacagccaGAAGCAAACAGATTTCCATGCAGTGTTTAACTTTTAAGAATATATTTCAGTACAAATGAGAAGCCATCTTACACAGGAAGCTGCTGTCATCTTACAGCCAGTTATATTCCCAAGGTGCTACCCAGGGTATGAATATGAATACCCGATATAATTTATGCTTACTTTATTATTATAACTTGTTATCTATACTAAaattgtgtgtgtattcataCCTTGTGAAGCACTTGGAGAATGTGACTTCTGAAAGGAAAGTTATGCCCAAATGTTTTGGCAGTGGTAcacattttgtgtttcatacacactgctgcttcacttttttatttatagatatattttttacatGGTTCTATGATATTATGAAGAAAAAATCATAAGCATTTCATGAGATTTCTGGAAAATAAATTTATGCAAAGAGTCAGTATTTACATTGCTGATCCTTCTTATTCTTCTTCACTTCTGCAATTCCCTGTGGCACGTGGGATATCTGGATTGACCGTAGATTCTCAATCACATTAAGATGTCTGGGGTTTCCTGACCATAGATCCAAAATGTTAATTTAATGGTTTCTGAGCCACTTGGTTATCTTGGTTACCTTGTGAGATGTTGCTCTATCATTGCTGGAAAATACAGATTGTAACCATATTACTATTGATCATTGGAAGAAGTTGGTCTTGGTGGATGTTTGTAGTGTAGTCAGTCTATCAAAAGTAAAGTGGGTGGACAAGCAGAAGCCCaagtattttccaaaaaaagtgAGTTCACTCTCAGAGATACAGAAACTGGATCTGTACAGGATGTTTTGCTGTAGTTATCTGATGATGTGAAATTACTTAGAAAAACAAATTGAATTAGaatcattttgtgttattcaaatcatatgaaaatactgcactgTTCAGTGCAAGCTAAACTGCTTAGTTAGCAGTATTGTGGTGCAGTGTACACTAGCACACTGTGTTGAGCTGTTGTAGAGCAGGATGTGGTATTCATGGCCACTTTAAGGTTAGTGGTTTTCAAATAAAGATGCAGGTCCCACTGGTGGACGGTGGACAACGAGCTGAAATACATGAAGTGAAACTGAGTGACtatgatgggtttttttttttattaacaagaGTTTGCTGATGCTATTGTACTAATTATATTCACctttatttaagtaaaattcaacacattttttttttattaataaataattaaaacatttattctgaAGTTTGAAAGTCTGAAAACCACTGAAGTGGGTCAGGACTAGCAGTCATCAATTTAAATTCAggctgatgatgctgtttattTCAAAGTCTACCTTTTCTATTATTGCCTTTATACCAGCTAAGGGTTGGAATAACCTCTGCTTATGTCTTCGGTTGGCTGAATTCATAAAGAGCAGTGACTCTCAGAGCAGTAGCAGCACAAGTCAGCTGACCACAGCCTTGTGGTCACTAAGAgcaaatctactggagctcacaatgcAAATTAATctgtgacttatttctaagtaaTTACTTACCCCATGCTGCACTGCTACTATGGATCTTAGAGTTTCCCtgcctgccaaatcccactgcAGCGCCTGGAAACATGTAAGAAATAATCTAAATAAGACATGAAGCAGCAAAGTATGAAACACAAACTTTTGGCTGTGACTGTACTATACCAAAAGTAAAGTACagaaatgctgtaaataaatgtgttcttGTAAGTTAGACAGTGTGCAGGAGTCTTTTTGTCCCTCTCCTAAGCACCTGTCTTATGAAACAGATGAGTGATgccttttctgtatttatttttttttgagacaATTTAGCAGCAAATTAGCAAACAAAGGATTCAAAAGgtcatttcatttattctgattggctgtctttGTGATACAAACACACTTTCATTTTCCTATACGTACATTATTGCCTTTCTACAGTTTGTCCTCCTACAATGACATTAGCTTTACAGAAGCTATATTTATGTGTGATTTCTAGGTCTGATTTTGCTCATAACAGTTTCCTGTGGAAGGTTGGTTTGAAAAGGAGGTCAACTAGTCAAGATGACCTCTTTAGGTCACCTACAGAATGTGTTGTCATTTTAGTAAGTGTCAGAGAAACCTTTTAAAATCTGAATCGCATGGTTGTCATTAAAACTGCCTGACTTTCCAGATTAAAAGCTTGCCGAATGTTGGATATATTTATTGCGAATCAAATTGAGTTTGTACAGAGGAAGCAATAAACTAATTTATTACCATTACAAATGACTCAGTGAGTGACATTTCAAGCAAACTCTTCTTCAGCAGACCGGTTAACAGCAAGTGGTGGAATGTGTACGAAAATGTGCAAGAAACTATCACATGGACCCACTTTTTACACACCAGATGTCTAACTTAAGagatgaatcagtgttgtgtctatacaTAACATatctcaattcagttttatttagacagtaccaaatcataacaaatagccacctcaaggcactttatattgtaaggtaaagactacacaataatacagagaaaacccaacaatcagacggcccctatgagcaaacacttggcaacagtggggaggaaaacctcccttttaacaggaagaaacctccaacagaaccaggcttgGGGACGAGCAGCCATCTGTGACCGGTCgggagtgaggggagggagacaggacaaaagacacactgtggaagagagccagagccataataatgatttaatgcagagtggggtataaacacatagaaagtGAAAAGacgtgagtgaagaagaaacagttcATCacgggaaccccccagcagcctaggcctattccAGTATAGCTAATGGAaggttcaaggtcacctgatccagccctaactataaactttctcaaaaaggaaacagtgagtgtctgcagccatctgtgaaacacagtggaggctctgtcatggtttggggctgaatttcagccagtggtgtgggagatcttatcaaaattgatggaattatgaacacagaaaagtaccatcagattttgatccaccatgcaacaccatctggaaagcatctgattggcaacagcttcattttattttgtttttttcagcatgacaatgatcctaaacacactgccaatgcagtaaaaacatacctggatagaaaaacacacaatgggacACTATTTGTCATGGATTGGCGTCCCCAGAGCcgagacctcaacattattgaagcagtggagaatggaacaaaaggcagccaacatccaaagaagagctttgactgttcttcaagaagcctggagaactattcctgaagactactgaaagtaatgacaagaaagctgcctaagagagttcaggctgtgctgaagaaaggtggtcataccaaatattgacttgttTCGATGTTTCAATAGATCACTGCAcatgtttcccattttccttgcaaaataaattataaatgagGGGtaacttaagacttttgcacagtactacaCTTTACTGTTTGTAATAGGTATTTTCATTAAACAGTAATCCCAAATACTCGATCAAAATTGTTCccaatgcaataaaataaatgatttctgaTTGCCACTTAGTTGAAATTATCAAGTACTTTtgggaagcagaaaaaaaaaaaaggctaaagtgCAATCCAGATTTTGTAACAGGACGCCTCTTCAAGACAGAACCGCAGAATTACATAATAACGCAATGCAATGCCAAACAGCATTTGCCTTatgaattattttaaactgaacaGCTTATTTTAAACAGCTGATTTGATAAGTATAACACATGTGCAGTGGATCTGGGCACACTGGCAGTTTTCTGGGACCAACCTGGGCCAGCCCATTTGTTTCATCTGTTTACGTGGAGCTACGGTCACCTTACCAGGAAGCGATTGATTAACTCGCTCTCACGGAGGAACAGCAGCGCACTTTCCCGTTTCAGAAAGGTGAGTAAACACAACCATGTGGATATGAGAAACAGACTGGCCTCGCCATTTCTCAACATTGAGGGATATTGCCAGTGAAAACCGGCATTGAgtaattttttgttgttgttgcacaaACGCGCGTTTAAAACTGTTATCAATGCAATGACTGCTGTTATCGATGGCGTTCGTGTGCGGCGTGTTTTCAGCTAAACACTTGTTTAACTTtctgtttcaaaaaaaaaaagaaagtagacATTTTTAAGTATCAACTCCGATATATGAAGCATTTCCTTGTTTAAACGCGGAAAAGACGCTTATTTGGCCTCCACTGGCGACATTAAAACATTGCAAACATAACTTCTCCATAATTATACACAGTCTGTTAAGAGGAAgtaaataaactctttcttttTATCTCTGTGGTGTATGCGGCAGATTTTGTTCTGAGCACCCTGAGATGCTGAAATGAAGATTGATGAAAAAGTCCTCACCTATTTTGAATCTTGTAACTCACCTGTGGATAAGGAGGGATACCTTTACAAGAAGGTAAGACACTTTGGGATAAAATAAGTCAGACATAACTCAGATTTAAAGGGAACtggactatatatatatatatatatatatatatatatatatatataatttatttaagcAAACAGAAACATAGTGCATGGGGATTTTTAAAAACCTCGTGAAGCTCAGATGACTTTTAACCTCCCATTGGTCTGCCTGTTTCCTCAAAGCAGTTATGTAAGAATGTGAGTACATAAGGCATTTGTACAACAGTCAGTAAAATGCAGATGGAACAACTGTCACACAGGGTGAGATCAAAACTTCCTATCAGAAGCGCTGGTTCGTGCTGAAGGGGAACCTCCTTTTCTACAAGGAACGGCAGACCGAACGGGATCTGATAGGAGTGATTGTTCTGGAGGGCTGCACCGTCCAGCTGTGTGAGTCTGAGGAGAATTTTGCCTTCTCGCTGGTGTGGAGCGAGCCGGGGCTGCGGACGTACAAGTTTGCCGCAGAGGACCAGGCCAGTCAGGAGAGCTGGATCAAAGCCCTGCTGTCAGCCAGCCACAGCTACCTGGCCCTGCTTGTAATGGAAATGGAGTCGAAGTACAAAGGTGAGAGAGACAAAAGGCTCGAGTGGGTTTATCTGCGTGGGGGAAAGAGAGCGGGCTTTGTTTTGGAGGGCAGCTGTGAGAGGCGTTGCATCACTGTTTACAGCCTCTACATCAGACACCTTGTACACTGTGGTACAGGCTATACATACATTATGATCTCACAACATCAGTCACATCATCATGATCACTTGACATATTTTAGACATTAGGAGAATAGTAGCGAGAGCATAGTTGTTGTGTTAGACTAGAATTAGAATTGCAacaaagttattattatttattatgaatCATTCTGCTTTTGTTCAGATAATGGTGTGTGACACCAGTCATAATTTCTCACAGCCACAATAATTCAATTTCACATCATATAAAAACATGTCTCATCAAACTAGTTCAAATGATTATTAGATTCTCACTAGTTGGTAATTAAGTTCTTGTCAGTCAGCCAATCAATTTATTGACCTACTGTTGCAGCTCTAATGAGGCGTGAGCATAAATCCCATCAAAGCATAAATCTTActtgatttaaatttggttcCTGTGAACCTCTCACCTGCTTCCTGCTGCACTTGTGGGCGGCTGTGACTCAGGAAGGTCGCTGGTTTGATTcccagctcctccagtgtcTACGTTGAAGTATCCCTCAGTGGgaaagatattgaaccccaagtttaAACTGACACATTCATTAGAGTGTGAGTCAGATAAAGCGCATAGGcatagaataaaaatgtgtgtggtgGGGTGGATGAGGTTTGTATTAAAAAGTGCACAGTGTGTTCAATTAGGTTAGAAAAGCATTAAGCATGTACCAGACTATTTCTACAATGAGTCTTGTTCTTCCAAAAAGCAGCTCATGTCTGGGTActttttggcttaattttggCTGCTCCCAGAAAACTCCTGGCTTTTAAATGCAGTGTGAGCAGCCTCGCAGTGAAACGACAGCACATTTGTCACATCTCAGGTCGTCCGTAGCTTAGATTCTTACCCCAAATGCCTCAGGGCATCATAAAAGGTCAAATGTGATCCTCAATACAAAAGTCAGGTCAGTTTATGTAATAAGCAGTGCAGAGGGGCACACAGATGAAGTTTAAGAGGATAGCTGTCAATTTAAATCCTGGACTGACTGTTTGATCACCAGGTTTAACAAATACAAAGGGTAAACTGAGGCTTCTGTAGATAAGAGACTTGGATTAGCACCTCTCTGATTAGCATGACACATATGCTATGTGCTATGTTTTGTGTACTTTTTCGGAGTATGTTGTGATCAGTGATCAGTAAGACGCTTTCAGTTATCCACATCCAAGGTGACTGAAGAGGATCACTCGCTGATTGTAGAGTTGATGGTTTGATGGTGACTCCTGTCAGAATGACAAAGCAACCTTGAGCATTTGCACGATCCAAAGAAAATTGTCTGCCATACGCATGCAGTGTGAGCAGATTTTGCATTCCTGTTTGTGTCAATTCAGCTGCTggattatgttttcatttttatatttcattgcTCTTTTCTTCAGATGCACTGGGTGCATTCTATGGTCAACCGAGCAAACCTTTCATCATGCCAAAATTTGACACCGTCCAGCATCCGGCAGCCTTTGTGAGCACAGACACTTTAAACCCATCTTTGTATCCAGCACCAGCGCTGGGAGCAGCACCTAGCCCGAACTCCAGTCCAAATCTACAAGCTCTAACCATTTCGTCCAAAATGTCTAACAAGAAATCACCCAAACTGCGGCCGAAGAAGAATGCCAATGCGGTGTCTGTGTTTGATCCATATCTGGCCataggggaggagtcagagtgTGACTTTAGCCAACTGCATGAAGATTATGGAAAGGAAGTAAGGGAACTGATTGCCACGTGGTCAAAGAGAAGACACGCCGGTGCAGAAGTTCAGGAAGAAAACTTGATAGATTTTGGATGATAAATGTTGAGTTCACTCAGTTCCCAAACCTTAATTTATATAGCATGTTTGCATCACAAAGCTATTATGGATTAGAAATGCATTGGTGATATATAGTTGATGTTCTTGTATTTGTTTTCCCAGAAACATACTGTTTCTTATTTTACTTACACTGTCACAGAGTCATCAATAAATGTTCTATGATTTCCTGTTTCATTAActcttgtttgtcatttcaaTTAAGTCATTTCCTAAAGGGACATTGCATAAAGTCACATACCTGAAATATGGCCTTCATCTACTATGACTAACCAGTTGGGATCATTAAAGCAAGAGCAAACCTTTTAAGATGCCCCCACAAGTTTTACATTTCATGATgacagagaaggaaagaaactgTGATATAAAATTCAGTTATTAATAACAGCCTCATTACTTCAGCTGTtattacctgctgtgtttataaGAAATAAATCTATGCTTACcagccaatcaaaatttcacaAAAAGGCCAAAGCCCATAAAACCGCTGCCTCAATAAAATAGTTAGGAATTGgctgcattttcattttgaatcaaGGGCTATCTAATTTGCATTCAATGGCAGCTTTTTTTAACtaaacataaaacacactgaCATTTGAGACAGGGCTCTACTGATGATTAATTAGGTTATTGATGACCTAATGAGTCCATTTTGCCTCACAGTTTTAAACCATTTGCACTTTAAATCAGACCAATgatggggttaaaaaaaaaaaaaggactgacAGTTGGCTGGGGGCAATGCAGGCCAAGAAGGGTGAAGTCTGCTAAATTTTAGAAGGGGGTCAAAATGGCTGGGaaagagaagggggggggggctgagctATTTCAGTCTGTACAGCTGTCTTTATAGTCTTTGCTCAGTCTTTCTCCTTCTGTGTCTGTATCGCTCTCTCGTCACCTTCAAGCCCATAGCTGAAGTGACTGCTCTTTGACCTGCAGCCTTCCTAACATTTGTGCATCCTCCTTGCAAATTAGGCTCTTAATTTACTATCATTCATAATGGTCACAAACATTTCAGAAAGGTCATATATTTCCATGGGAAATGATATGCCTACGAGTGAGCTAACACTCAGTATCATTTCTCAGTATCGTTTCACGCTGGCGCTGGACACAAATCCATACATACCTAAGCTGTACAGTTGTGTGATTGATGGCGGGCCACGGAGCTCATATATGGGGTTTAGTGGGTGGGTCACTGTCCTCCTATCCTAAAGCAACTATACTGGGAACCTCCAGGAGGAACCTAAATTAGTGCATCCATGGTTGTAAAGCTGTTCATCAAGTCTAATCATCATTTCCAATCACAAATGTAACTGATAATTAATCAAAGCCAGAAGTGAAGCATTTGAAAATGATTTGCTTGGCAgcctaaaataaaattttttttcacctttttttcttaccaaacatttgtctctgtttctctgttaaGGTGGCCTGCCTGCCCTGTTTCTGCTCGTTCGCACTTTGAGTGTTGTTCTTTCCACAAAGTATTTCCAGCTACTTGTGGCAGTATTAAAGGACTGTTTGGCTTTCTTAGTGATGCAGTGTCACTTTTTCCAGGAGCTCGGTGGTCGTGTGTCATTGTTGGAGCTGGACCAATGTCCATCAGCCAACTGCTTTCAGGTTTCACAACTGTTTATACACCCTGATGACCACTAATGATCTGGCTGTGGGTGCAAACCTCAGATCAAACTTATCATTCAGACAGGTGATGACTTCAGGAAATGTTAGCTGAGAAATTGAGCAGCTCGGGGTATTAATTAATAGAAGGCAGTGGCTGTGTTGAGTGAAGGGTAACTGTCCCATCTGTGTATTAAGGGAGTAGACCAGTGACGCCCTGGGCTTTGATCTCTCACAATGGATATATAAAGTTGACATAAATAGCCACAACAAAGGCTCTCAGTATGTAAAGACAAAGACAATATGGGGACATTTGAGCTGTCCCTCTGCGTGTCCTGTCTGTCCATATTAGTCCACAGATGACACCAAAGTCACTGTTGGCATTGAATTCATCCCATTCCAAGACTTCTGCGGCCTATTTTGGATCATCAGTAAACTGATCCGCTCAGCCACCTCCTCgctcctccctctttctcttgctTTACACCAGCTCTGTTTTCCAGCCAAACCTGATGGTGTGGCTAAAGTTAGCCCCCTATGGGCTAGTATATAAGGCTCCAGGCATCCAATACTTATATGTCAGTCACATCGGCTTGGCGTAGGCTTCTCTTCTTGACCAACAACAACCTCACAAACTTGAGAGATGGTGAGTGTGCCCACATCCCTTGGGGCCTTTAGGATCTTCTCTACATTAAACTGATGAGTTGGTCGTATCATTGATATATTTGCTATCTGGATTACCAACATCCCATGAAGTGAACTTGAAGGAGTCCCAGTTGTGGATTTGGAtgcagttttaattttatttgctgctttgAGCTAAAGTTTGGCTAATACATAAACTTTAATCATAAATTGAGATCAACTCTGTTTGGGGACCTTTGCCTTATTGTTATAGTCCTCAAAGACATTACATAGTGTTTTATCCAAAACTGGATGATAGAGTcaaaattgactttttttttaaggaaaaaaatcccTTCTTTACTCTAAAGAGAGCTTCAGTTGGCAAAATGGCAGAGCcacttatttgtatttatttaggaGCCTTAAAGGAACAGGTAAAGAATTTAGGATTCCTTGCAGTTCTTctgggttcttttttttttttttaatttacatgctGATTTTTGGAGTAACCAGGGTATCTGTTTGTTTAGTTTATGTGCTGTATGGTTGGATTTTCTTATATCTTATGCCACATCCCAGGCACCCAAGAAAGCCAAGAGGAGGCAGCAGCAGGGTGAGGGTGGATCCTCCAACGTGTTCTCCATGTTTGAGCAGAGTCAGATCCAGGAGTACAAGGAGGTAACATTTTCTTCATCACAGCTCACGCACTTCACAAGCTGAAAGCTTTCTCTCAGAGACATCTAAGGTGGTGCTTGTTTAACTGATCACTCTATCGTATGACCTTGAGGGTAATGTGAGAGCTTCAGAAAGATATATATCTCATGAGTTTGGCTGCACAGCAGCAAAAAAGGTCCTCATCCACATGACAGGACAGTAAATCTGAGCTCTCCTGATGACAGCAGCTACCTCTCCTCTGCGCTACCTCAGGAATTCTCCTTGGAGACACTCGCTCCGTGACTCCACTGGAATGCAGCCCAACAGCTGGTGGACAGTAATATTAATGAAAGCAGggaagaggggctcagagttgaAATTGAAGGAATTTTTAGGGTTTTAGCACTTTGATCAACAAGGTAAATAATGTCGTTATTGGTAGATTATTAAAATCCGTGTTCATTTATATACAGGCATACATGAAAGACAATACAATGTCAACAGTAGCTTAGCAGGCCCTTAAGAGgccttaaaaacagagagaacaTTGGTAACATGGTCATAAGATTTAGTCACAAGGCAAAAGGATGACAGCTGCAATCAATACCTTCTCCTTAAATGTCGCAAGGGGCTTGTCTCACATTCCCAAGCCATTTTAACACCTTAGAAAGACAAGTGGCTGACCAGCTGCCAAGTCCCAAACGGTTTGCAATGCCATCTTTGGTTTCATTGGGTGACACGCC is a window encoding:
- the LOC115798673 gene encoding sesquipedalian-1-like codes for the protein MKIDEKVLTYFESCNSPVDKEGYLYKKGEIKTSYQKRWFVLKGNLLFYKERQTERDLIGVIVLEGCTVQLCESEENFAFSLVWSEPGLRTYKFAAEDQASQESWIKALLSASHSYLALLVMEMESKYKDALGAFYGQPSKPFIMPKFDTVQHPAAFVSTDTLNPSLYPAPALGAAPSPNSSPNLQALTISSKMSNKKSPKLRPKKNANAVSVFDPYLAIGEESECDFSQLHEDYGKEVRELIATWSKRRHAGAEVQEENLIDFG